One Mauremys mutica isolate MM-2020 ecotype Southern unplaced genomic scaffold, ASM2049712v1 Super-Scaffold_100033, whole genome shotgun sequence genomic region harbors:
- the LOC123358230 gene encoding probable E3 ubiquitin-protein ligase TRIML1 isoform X1, whose protein sequence is MAEQTRDITQRFTAKLQAEIITGRRSAQLYAVDVTLDPSTANPYLVLAEDRKRVTRRDERQDLPDNPERFDTMAIVLGAEGFTSGKRYWQVEVGGKNLWTLGGL, encoded by the exons ATGGCAG AACAAA CACGTGACATAACCCAAAGATTCACAG ccaAACTCCAGGCTGAGATCA TTACAGGGCGGAGAAGCGCACAGCTCTACGCAG tggatgtgactctggatcccagCACAGCAAATCCCTACCTCGTCCTGgctgaggatcggaaacgtgtgaCACGCCGAGACGAGCGCCAGGATCTGCCTGACAATCCGGAGAGATTTGATACTATGGCGATTGTCCTGGGCGCTGAGGGATTCACGAGCGGGAAACGTTACTGGCAGGTGGAGGTTGGAGGAAAGAATCTCTGGACTCTTGGGGGTCTGTAG
- the LOC123358230 gene encoding E3 ubiquitin-protein ligase TRIM11-like isoform X2, producing the protein MSAAPCGAHTAAGMSSYPTQCMELQLPGLDVTLDPSTANPYLVLAEDRKRVTRRDERQDLPDNPERFDTMAIVLGAEGFTSGKRYWQVEVGGKNLWTLGGL; encoded by the exons atgtcAGCAGCACCGTGCGGGGCTCACACAGCCGCTGGGATGTCCTCGTACCCCACTCAGTGCAtggagctccagctgccagggt tggatgtgactctggatcccagCACAGCAAATCCCTACCTCGTCCTGgctgaggatcggaaacgtgtgaCACGCCGAGACGAGCGCCAGGATCTGCCTGACAATCCGGAGAGATTTGATACTATGGCGATTGTCCTGGGCGCTGAGGGATTCACGAGCGGGAAACGTTACTGGCAGGTGGAGGTTGGAGGAAAGAATCTCTGGACTCTTGGGGGTCTGTAG